A region from the Phaenicophaeus curvirostris isolate KB17595 chromosome 3, BPBGC_Pcur_1.0, whole genome shotgun sequence genome encodes:
- the LOC138718506 gene encoding forkhead box protein J1-like → MAEGWQSHEETGKDRGQEGSRRDSDDVDDSLPNLTWLLDFSIISASMGNSSCCPSSPDPHSCQGIPSFAEPCSPLGTDSVRMETPHTPRMPISSSSWMTEHHVVSTHPQLTEGIDNQTNPYIKPPYSYTTLICMAMEASKEPHVTLSDIYKWITDNFCYFRQADPVWQNSIRHNLSSNKRFIKVPREKDKPGRGGFWKLDPQYVEQLKSGAFKKQRMRPVQIHPASTAKAQQEAQRGASLAASACASNKVLSVNLESQLLLKEFEEGLGNQNWNPVDGKRGLKRKQPLPKQTAKACRLSNSALLSQEEQTQLGSLKGDSDPSLNREVSTFGDLELLSPVSLKTLNLELMAQGHHFECPQGPEQVLTESSQNSLSLDESFVATSFLQHLCDEGTSDLSNSANAEQLFEVSDASVIADVSNWINLDSLL, encoded by the exons ATGGCTGAGGGGTGGCAGAGCCAcgaggagacagggaaggacagagggcaggagggcagcaggagagactcGGACGATGTGGACGACAGCCTGCCCAACCTGACGTggctgctggacttctccatcatCAGCGCTAGCATGGgcaactcctcctgctgccccagcagcccggACCCCCACAGCTGTCAGGGCATCCCCAGCTTTGCCGAACCGTGCTCACCCCTGGGCACTGACTCAGTGCGCATGGAAACGCCCCACACTCCCCGcatgcccatctcctcctccagctggatgaCGGAGCACCACGTTGTGTCCACGCACCCTCAGCTGACGGAGGGCATTGACAACCAGACCAACCCCTACATCAAGCCACCCTACTCCTACACCACCCTCATCTGCATGGCGATGGAAGCCAGCAAGGAGCCCCACGTCACCCTCTCCGACATCTACAAGTGGATTACCGACAACTTCTGCTACTTCCGTCAAGCTGATCCCGTGTGGCAG aacTCCATCCGGCACAACCTCTCCTCAAACAAGCGCTTCATCAAGGTGCCTCGAGAGAAGGACAAGCCAGGGAGAGGTGGCTTTTGGAAGCTTGACCCGCAATACGTTGAGCAGCTCAAGAGCGGtgccttcaaaaagcagaggatgcgCCCAGTGCAGATCCACCCAGCCTCCACTGCGAAAGCCCAGCAAGAAGCACAGCGTGGTGCCTCCCTGGCTGCTTCAGCTTGTGCCTCCAATAAAGTCCTCTCTGTCAACCTggagtcacagctgctgctgaaagagtttGAAGAAGGTCTTGGCAACCAGAACTGGAATCCAGTGGATGGCAAAAGAGGGCTCAAGCGCAAGCAGCCCTTGCccaagcaaacagccaaagcgTGTCGGCTTTCCAATTCCGCCTTgctgagccaggaggagcagaccCAGCTGGGATCCCTGAAAGGGGACTCTGACCCCAGCCTGAACAGAGAGGTCTCCACTTTTGGGGATCTGGAGCTCTTATCTCCAGTCAGCCTCAAAACGCTCAACCTGGAGTTGATGGCACAAGGGCACCACTTTGAATGTCCCCAGGGGCCGGAGCAGGTCCTCACTGAGTCCTCCCAGAACAGCCTGAGCCTGGACGAAAGCTTCGTGgccacttctttcctgcagcatctctgtgatgaAGGGACAAGCGATCTCTCAAATTCTGCCAATGCGGAGCAGTTGTTTGAAGTCAGCGATGCCTCTGTAATAGCGGATGTCAGCAACTGGATCAATCTGGATTCCCTCTTGTAA